The Paenibacillus polymyxa M1 DNA segment CACCCGTAAAAAAAGAAGTAACAATCGAAAAGGAAATCCTCGTAAGTCCGTTGCAAGGTAAAGTGCTGCCATTGGAACAATCTTCTGATGTTGCTTTTGCTTCAGGCGCTATGGGGAAAGGAATCTTGATCGATCCTACAGAGGGTGTGCTGACATCTCCGGTTAACGGAACGATTACGACCGTATTCCCGACCGGACATGCCATCGGTATTACTTCCAATGACGGAGCAGAAATTCTGATTCACGTTGGTGTTAATACGGTGAAGCTGAAAGGACAATTCTTTGACAAGCGCGTCAAAGAGGGTGATGTGGTGAAGCAAGGGCAGTTGTTGCTTGAATTTGATATCGAACAAATTAAGGCGGCAGGCTATACAACGACTACGCCGATCATCGTAACCAATTCCGCTCAATACCTGGATGTACTGAACACCATGGAAACTGAAGTGAAACGTGAGGATTACTTATTGACTGTTGTAGTCTAACGTTTAACTTTCAGACTAAAAGAAGCTTTCCTAATGGAAAGCTTCTTTTTTATACATCATGAGACAAGTGTTACAGCGAAAAATGGAAATATCATATATTGTAAGTTTGAGATTGTAAAAAAAGGAGGATTTCTGTGAAAAAAGGATATATCGCCGGGTTAAGTGTCATTGTGTTGCTTATCATTGGTATCGCTATTTCAGCTGTAGTTAAATTTCAAGACCTAGAGCAGGTAGTTCAGCAGAAAGATAAAGAGATCCAAGCGAGCAAAAGCAATTACCCCGAAATATATGACCACTTGAATGCGGTTACAATTGATGGTTTTAAACAATTCATTCAGCAGGATCAAAGTGTATTTGTTTATGTTGGCAGACCCAGTTGTGGCGACTGCAACCGATTTGAGCCTAACTTTAACAAGATGATCGAACAGTATGATCTGGGCTCCAAAATTACGTTTTTGAACGTTCACAAAATTCATAAGGACAAAGCCCAATGGAATAAATTCAAAGCAGATTACAACGTAAAATACACCCCCACGATTGCAGAATTCAGAAACGGCAAGCTGGTGGATAAAATAGAATGGATGCCGAAAAGAGACCTCAGTACAGATGCCGTAAAAGAGTGGCTAACCTTCAAAAAACTCATTTAATAAGCCTCTTTCCTATCCAATTCATTAAGAACAATACGAGTTGTT contains these protein-coding regions:
- a CDS encoding thioredoxin family protein — encoded protein: MKKGYIAGLSVIVLLIIGIAISAVVKFQDLEQVVQQKDKEIQASKSNYPEIYDHLNAVTIDGFKQFIQQDQSVFVYVGRPSCGDCNRFEPNFNKMIEQYDLGSKITFLNVHKIHKDKAQWNKFKADYNVKYTPTIAEFRNGKLVDKIEWMPKRDLSTDAVKEWLTFKKLI